Genomic window (Planctomicrobium piriforme):
TTGATCTCCTGCAGCTTGCCGTCGCGACTGCGCGTCCCTTCCGGAAAGAGTCCGACATAATAGCCCTGCTGGAGACGCTCGACTGCCAGTCGAATGCTTTCCGTGCCGGCTGATCCCCTGCGGATGGGCATCACATAGGTGTGACGCAGAATCCAGCCGAGAATCGGGATCTGGAATAAATTGTGTCGCGCCAGATAACTGACCGGACGCTGCATCGCGACGGCCGCGACCAACGGATCGACAAAACTCTGATGGTTGATCAGCAGCAGCGCGCCCCCGTCTGGCAGCTTTTCGAGTCCCGCAACCCGATAGCGAAAGCAGAAGACAAACAGATTCTGCAACAGCAACTGGAAGCCGTACCAGACCCAGTTACGGCTGCGGGGATCGACAGGGGTAGACGCCCTGTTCATCGCAGCGCCGGCCCGTCCGGCAGAACGCTCACGCGGGGCGCTTCGCCGGGACATTCGAAGACGGAAATCACCCGATCAGACGGCCGGTCTTCCCTGACGCAGGGAATCAGAAACTGGCAGAACCGCGTGCCGTCGGCGAGCGACCGGACCATCGACAGGTTCTGCGGAGTGACTTCGAGGTGTTCGCTGTGATTCACTTGAATCTGGCTCTGCGCCAGCTTTGCGAGCCGTTCGGCCGCGGCAGGTCCGCCGACCATGACCACCGCCCTGACATTTTCAAGCCGTCGCTGCGCCGCATACAGTTGTTGCAGGGATGCGACTTCCGGGAAACGGGCCGCCAACAGGCCCACGGCATGTCCGTCGACCCGGTATACCGTGGTCGCGGTGCGGATCCGAATAATGGTGTCGCCTGACTGGTCGATCACGCAGGAGAGACCAGTTCTGGTCGATGCGGCTTCAATTTCAGTTTGAATGGCTTCGGTCCGCAAGGCGGCAATGCCGTCGCGGTTGAGCAGGTCAGTTAGCAGCGATTGCAGTTCCGCCGGCGTCAGATCTCCCCAGAGAGAGCCGTCGCCGACGTTGACGCGGACTCGCCCGCTGGCAAAGACCGCGACTTCCGGCTCCTTGAGCTGCCCATTCTGGACGTACCACAATTCCACGACCGCCGCCGATGGATCATCCGGCAGCGCAATCGGCTCGCCAGCCGCACAGAGCGGGGCCAGCGACAACAAAATCAGCAGGGTTCTGAGCATGGATTGTGGGTTTTGAGGTCCAGTTCGACCGCGAAGCCTACCCCAAACCCCGGTTCGGCAACAATGCGAATTCCGAGTGCCCGGCTTCGGACTGGAGTCCGCCGAAATGAGGCAAATGCAATTGATTGACCACGAAAGACACGAAATGAGACGAAAGAAGATTATCGGGGAGTGCCGACTAGCATCGAGAATGCCGCAAAGAGTCGAGAGCGATGGCAGACGAATCGACTTTTCGAGTCTTTCGTTTTTTTCGTGGTCACTCTTCCGTGGCTCAACGGCTCCGCGGTCAGAATTTGTCGGCGGCTTCTTCGCCGGCGATGAAGACCAGTTCGATTTTCTGCTCTTCGTCGATCACCCGTGAGTAGACGGTGATCGTATCCCGCACGCGCGGGCTGCCTGCGCCGGGGACTCGAATGAGCAGTTCGGCCGTGCCGTCGACGACCGGAATCGCCTTACCGGTGCGTGCCCTGACAAGTTCACCGCCGGTGGTAAAGAACCAGGCGTCCTGGGGGATCTTCTGGTAGTACTTGTCCGTTCCGAGTACGTCGCCGCTGAAGTCCGAGAGATTGACGCTCTTGCGTTCGCGGGGGACTTTCAGGCGGATGACGATGTGATAGTCCTGGAAGACGCGCGGGGGTGAGCCGGGATCGCCATGGAGAATGTTGCCTTTCACGTCTTTCCCGGCGATTGGCCAGGGCCAGACGGAAAAGCTGCCGGCGCGAATCGCGTTGCCAGGTTCGGCGACGCGGGGTGAATTACCGGTGCCGTTCGTCCCCTTCTTTCCGCCCCCTGCTCCGGGTTCACCTTGACCGGCCCCGGGTGCAGTTGCGGCGGCGGCTCCTTTTAAGGCCAGCATCTCGTCGGGATTGATGTCGGTGGTGGAAGCGATTTCGGCCTGGATGTTATCGAGGACCGGTTTCCCCATGTCGTCTCCGACCACGGGTTCAATCGTCGCGAGATCGAGACCCGTATTGATGGGGTCGCCAATCGTCCCCAGTTCCGCTTCATTGCCGTCGCCGGAAATGATCGTGGTGACTTCTGCTTCCCGTTGCATGCTCTGGATGACGGGGATTGCGAGAACAGCCAACAGCACCAGATGGAAGACGAACGACAGTAGATACGCCGCCCCATCTTCGCCGTTCAGGCGTTCCCAGAACTTCACCCAAAAGGTGCGTTGAAGAAATGGGTAATCGGAGAGATCGAGTGTTGAAGCTTCGGCTTCACCCTCCTCCTTCGCCGTCACAACCTCCGCCGCGGCGACCGGCGGTCGCTTGGCAGGCATGGCGGTTGGATTTGGAGGCGGCACGCGCATCGTTTCGATTTCTCTTGTTTCAAGTCGTCAGTGATCAGTTGTCAGTTCTCAGTTTGAAACACTCGAAGTGACCGCGAGTTGCGTTTTCTCACCTGACCAAGTCTGGACTGAATACTGACGACTGAAAACTTTGAACTACTGAATTATCTCATTTCGCAAACCACTCGGCAATTGGCTTTTGGGGGATGCCCCCAGAAGAAACGGTCCTGACGGTGCGAATTCAACTGGTTGTTTTCGCGCCAATGGCCGCATCTTTCAGATGATTTTCCCAGTGGCTGAACTTGTTTTCTTCGACAAATGACCATTCCCGCTTCACAAAAGCTCGGCTGGCTGGAATATCAGTAGTTCCAAGTCGTCAGTTTTCAGTTGTCAGTTTGAAAAGCCTGAAATGAACACGAGTTGTGTTCTGGCAGTTGAATTGGTCTCAACTGAAAACTGATGACTGAAAACTTGGTACTACCGCATAAAGAAACCGCCCCCGGCGATGCCAGGGGCGGTCGTCATTCAGGCTTAAGAATCTCCGAATCCTTCGGCTCAATTTCCAGTGGGCGCCGGCGTTTCCTTTGGAGGTGCGGCGGGCTCTGGCTTGGGAGTCTCTGCCGGGGGAGTCGCTGGCGGAGCAGGTTCTGCTGGGGCTGCAGGCGTTGCTGGAGCCGGTGCTGCGGGACTTGCAGGGGGCGTTGTTGGTGGAGCCGGCAGTTTCGGTGCGTCGGCATTGTCAGTGGCCGGGGCCGGAGTCTGTGGCTTCTCCATGGCCGGAGCGTTCGCCTTTTCTTCCGGCTTGGATTCCTCTTTAGCTGGTTCGACCTTTTCCACCAGGTCTTCCCGCTTCAGCTTGAGGCGATCGAAGAGGTCTTCGGAGATGACGTAGTACCAATCGGCGAAGCGGCG
Coding sequences:
- a CDS encoding lysophospholipid acyltransferase family protein, producing MNRASTPVDPRSRNWVWYGFQLLLQNLFVFCFRYRVAGLEKLPDGGALLLINHQSFVDPLVAAVAMQRPVSYLARHNLFQIPILGWILRHTYVMPIRRGSAGTESIRLAVERLQQGYYVGLFPEGTRSRDGKLQEIKPGFMAIVKRAKVPVIPVGVAGAIRAFPRGAMIVRPYTVRVVIGDPISVEEAEQLTQRGREQEFLDRVRTGIQTCLTEAENWLD